Proteins co-encoded in one Deinococcus sp. Marseille-Q6407 genomic window:
- a CDS encoding transposase, which produces MEWQPNQYSRAQLEERRLAATEWLQQGSHTHREIAAHFGVSVLTVTSWSARLRKKGSLQATVSSGRPARLTESQHDQLRTLLREGALQHGFPDETWTTKRVAELIGRHFEVWYHHDHVRKILRKLGFSPQMPDGRAAERNELRIASWREQVLPELEKKGRWGSHNHLSG; this is translated from the coding sequence GTGGAATGGCAACCGAACCAATATTCTCGTGCCCAACTTGAGGAGCGGCGTCTGGCTGCTACCGAGTGGCTGCAGCAAGGCAGCCACACACACCGCGAAATTGCTGCTCACTTCGGCGTCTCCGTGCTCACGGTGACTTCTTGGAGTGCTCGGCTCAGAAAGAAGGGAAGCTTGCAAGCGACGGTCAGCTCTGGTCGTCCTGCTCGGCTGACTGAGTCTCAGCACGACCAGCTTCGCACCCTCCTGCGGGAGGGTGCTCTGCAGCATGGGTTTCCTGACGAAACTTGGACGACAAAACGCGTGGCAGAGCTGATCGGGCGGCACTTCGAGGTGTGGTACCACCATGATCACGTCCGTAAAATCCTACGAAAGTTGGGGTTCAGCCCACAGATGCCAGATGGGCGGGCTGCTGAGCGGAACGAACTTCGGATTGCATCCTGGCGGGAACAGGTGCTCCCGGAGTTGGAAAAAAAAGGTCGCTGGGGGAGCCACAATCATCTATCTGGATGA
- a CDS encoding type IIL restriction-modification enzyme MmeI has product MVVPKVSSERREYIPVGFLDSGTVVNDLLFMVPNADLFLFGIIQSRLHMAWMRLVSGRMKSDYRYSKDLSYNTFPWPDRSTLKPKQVQAVEAAAQAVLKAREKASGSTLAQMYDPNLMPAELRKAHNQLDKAVEALYGLKAGATEVQCVARLLELYQDLVPTLESQTKTKSRGRKKTAKS; this is encoded by the coding sequence ATAGTAGTTCCCAAAGTCAGCAGTGAACGCCGCGAGTACATCCCCGTCGGGTTTCTTGATTCCGGCACTGTGGTCAATGACCTGCTGTTCATGGTGCCTAACGCCGACCTCTTCCTATTCGGCATCATTCAAAGCAGGCTGCACATGGCCTGGATGAGGCTGGTCAGTGGACGGATGAAGTCCGACTACCGCTACAGCAAAGACCTCAGCTACAACACCTTTCCTTGGCCGGACCGTAGCACCCTCAAGCCCAAGCAGGTGCAGGCCGTCGAAGCAGCGGCACAGGCGGTTCTGAAGGCCCGCGAGAAGGCATCGGGCAGCACGCTGGCCCAAATGTACGACCCCAACCTGATGCCCGCTGAACTCCGAAAAGCCCACAACCAGCTCGATAAGGCTGTGGAAGCTCTCTATGGATTGAAAGCAGGCGCCACTGAAGTTCAGTGTGTAGCACGGCTACTAGAGCTATATCAGGATCTGGTGCCCACCTTAGAGAGTCAAACCAAGACGAAGAGCAGGGGTCGCAAGAAGACGGCAAAGTCATAA
- a CDS encoding transposase — protein sequence MYKQVSGERTHILSHRILDIPETLYQRRSLEASLHLFHSPGQKTNFSQAEGVSPSALSRFFNVYDWDSDRCWEEMQDFQWRILLDTARHKRRPRLRLSVDLTTVEKVGIQLPYVSVYNGRHGIHLVVLFAEYGELQFPISYRIYQGKHTSTPVTLALDLLEEVPDFVGKRFQVCVLADSGFESAVFLDGVQRLGFEFVVGVRSNRRTDHPGQVTVADCPHGGYVNLANWPLETLTLGRIDRGDREFFAVSSELLEGKDILAEGKRRWALESFFKEGKHQFGLAQFALRTARGLDRWILMVFLAFTLTMLYRSEDMTLKEAARLALYTLFPVVRLNHLLSQLQKEREFLLQHGYSLSYARCKL from the coding sequence GTGTACAAACAGGTTTCAGGGGAGCGCACCCATATTCTCTCACATCGGATTCTGGACATTCCAGAGACGCTGTACCAACGGCGAAGCCTGGAGGCTTCGCTGCACCTTTTCCACAGTCCAGGTCAGAAGACCAACTTCAGCCAGGCTGAGGGAGTCAGTCCCAGTGCACTGAGTCGCTTCTTCAACGTCTATGACTGGGATTCAGACCGCTGCTGGGAAGAGATGCAGGACTTCCAGTGGCGCATCCTGCTGGATACAGCTCGTCACAAACGTAGACCTCGTCTGCGGCTCAGCGTGGATCTGACCACGGTGGAAAAGGTGGGAATTCAGCTGCCCTACGTCAGCGTCTACAACGGCAGGCACGGCATCCATCTGGTGGTCTTGTTCGCCGAATATGGGGAACTTCAGTTCCCCATTTCTTACCGGATCTACCAGGGCAAGCACACCAGCACCCCGGTCACGCTGGCCCTCGACTTGCTGGAAGAGGTGCCAGACTTCGTGGGGAAACGCTTTCAGGTCTGCGTACTGGCGGACAGCGGATTCGAATCCGCTGTCTTTCTGGACGGTGTGCAGCGTCTCGGTTTCGAGTTCGTGGTGGGTGTGCGGAGCAACCGGCGCACAGACCATCCTGGACAGGTGACAGTGGCGGATTGTCCGCACGGAGGGTATGTCAACCTCGCCAACTGGCCTCTGGAAACGCTGACCCTGGGGAGAATAGACCGTGGGGACCGCGAATTCTTCGCGGTGTCGTCTGAGCTGTTAGAGGGGAAGGACATCCTTGCTGAAGGAAAACGGCGCTGGGCACTGGAGTCGTTTTTCAAAGAAGGGAAGCATCAGTTTGGGTTGGCGCAGTTCGCGCTGCGAACTGCCAGGGGTCTGGACCGCTGGATTTTGATGGTCTTCCTGGCCTTCACCCTAACCATGCTGTACCGCTCTGAGGACATGACCCTGAAAGAGGCGGCACGCCTGGCCCTCTACACCCTGTTCCCCGTAGTCAGGCTCAACCATCTTCTGAGTCAGCTCCAAAAAGAACGAGAATTTCTTCTCCAGCACGGCTATTCGCTCAGCTATGCAAGGTGCAAGTTATGA